From Pseudomonadota bacterium, a single genomic window includes:
- a CDS encoding type II toxin-antitoxin system RelE/ParE family toxin: MIPVIFDPEAKSEFLDAVRYYEECQPGLGARFKEAVESATKSISTAPFRYRVLRKPFRRLLLFQFPYSIFFSIEPDHIHIIAVAHSKRKPGYWLKRS, from the coding sequence ATGATACCTGTTATTTTTGATCCCGAGGCAAAATCTGAATTCTTAGATGCGGTACGTTATTATGAGGAATGTCAGCCAGGCCTGGGAGCTAGATTTAAAGAGGCTGTTGAGTCTGCAACAAAAAGTATTTCAACAGCCCCTTTTAGGTATAGGGTTCTACGCAAGCCTTTCAGGCGTTTGCTTTTATTCCAATTTCCATACTCTATCTTTTTTAGTATTGAACCAGACCATATACATATAATTGCAGTCGCACACTCAAAAAGAAAACCAGGATATTGGTTGAAACGTAGTTGA